A part of Hippea maritima DSM 10411 genomic DNA contains:
- a CDS encoding PQQ-binding-like beta-propeller repeat protein: protein MRKIVSFILVLIAFALSSCSSSNKFVLKVEEHKQLSQSLAPPIDYESVADVDNVGYKAYLTSHDGFLYIGNLDGEVYEIDPKKETKRLVVEFEDEPVEVALGVEGSYLFVGTNKGGLYKVDLKTGKVLAKRQFDFPVVGRIYTKSDKVYVTVENDTVYCLSDNDLSTVWKYTHGEFNMLDIRGFSGILFGDDGLYVGFDDGSVDKISYKGDQIWEAQVGEGNMFIDSDTTPVSSGGKIYITTTNGYTEAVSREDGSIVWKRKISTYSNIQQSIFGLYLADEEGNLYCLDKSGGETIWKTKLTDEGNIYSLKVIGRVVFALTQQGKLIALDYLNGKVLDIKDLGDEFSSGMLYCCDRLFVVSRDGEIYSIFSK, encoded by the coding sequence ATGAGAAAAATAGTTAGTTTTATTTTAGTATTAATTGCGTTTGCTTTATCTTCGTGTTCAAGCTCCAATAAGTTTGTTTTGAAGGTTGAGGAACATAAGCAACTAAGTCAGTCTCTTGCACCCCCAATTGATTACGAAAGTGTGGCTGATGTAGATAATGTGGGGTATAAAGCTTATTTAACAAGTCATGACGGTTTTCTTTATATAGGAAATTTGGATGGTGAAGTTTATGAAATAGACCCAAAGAAAGAAACAAAGAGACTTGTTGTTGAATTTGAAGATGAACCTGTAGAGGTTGCTTTGGGTGTAGAGGGTAGCTATCTGTTTGTTGGTACGAATAAGGGTGGGCTATATAAAGTTGATTTAAAGACAGGCAAGGTTTTAGCTAAGAGGCAATTTGATTTTCCTGTAGTTGGCAGGATATATACAAAATCAGATAAAGTGTATGTGACTGTTGAGAATGATACAGTCTACTGCTTGAGCGATAATGATTTAAGCACTGTATGGAAATATACACATGGTGAGTTCAATATGCTTGATATTAGAGGTTTCTCGGGTATTTTGTTTGGTGATGATGGATTGTATGTAGGTTTTGATGATGGTAGTGTGGATAAAATCTCTTATAAAGGTGATCAAATTTGGGAAGCCCAGGTTGGGGAAGGCAACATGTTTATAGATAGCGATACAACCCCTGTATCTTCAGGGGGTAAAATTTATATAACAACTACCAATGGTTATACAGAGGCTGTAAGCCGTGAAGATGGGTCTATTGTTTGGAAAAGAAAGATTTCCACATATTCAAATATACAGCAGAGTATATTTGGTCTTTATTTAGCCGATGAGGAAGGTAACCTGTATTGCTTAGATAAAAGCGGCGGTGAGACGATATGGAAGACAAAGCTCACCGACGAGGGTAATATTTATAGTTTAAAGGTTATAGGTAGGGTTGTTTTTGCTTTAACACAACAAGGTAAGCTTATAGCTTTAGATTACTTAAATGGCAAGGTTTTGGATATAAAGGATTTAGGTGATGAGTTTAGTAGTGGCATGCTTTACTGCTGTGATAGGCTGTTTGTTGTTTCACGAGATGGCGAAATCTATTCTATTTTTTCTAAGTAG
- the ftsH gene encoding ATP-dependent zinc metalloprotease FtsH, which produces MDNDKQQLKGFNNFSKFLIIYILIAFFMFYMYQYYSGQQSVEISYSQFKELVGKNKVKSCAISEKYIKGIYIDKDGKKKRFITVVVNDPNLVKDLETHGVDFSGKVTNTWLTNLIFGWILPFGFLFFIWWLMTKKMRGTSGGLFGFGKGRFKVYLNEKPDVKFSDVAGADEAKQEIQEIVEYLRDPQKYQRLGGRAPKGVLLVGVPGVGKTLFAKATAGEAGVPFISISGSEFIEMFVGVGASRVRDLFNEAKKLSPCIVFIDEIDAIGKSRALNSLTSNDEREQTLNQLLAEMDGFDSSKGVIIMAATNRPEVLDPALLRPGRFDRQIIVDKPDVRGREAIFKVHIKKIKISPDVDIKKLAQMTPGLVGADIANIVNEAALLAARENKDAVYMEHFEEAIERQIAGLKKKNKVISEDEKKRVAYHESGHAICAYLLPGADPVHKISIIPRGLSALGYTQQLPVDDKYLLTKEEMLDKVITLLGGRAAEEIVFGSISTGAQNDLTRATDIVRALVTQFGMDEKVGLVVIEERSGGKFLTSEGIVTQENKVSEKTKELVDEEVSKMMGECYAKAKAMLISRRDKLEKLASELLKKEVINEEELKDIMEDENED; this is translated from the coding sequence ATGGATAACGATAAACAGCAGCTCAAGGGTTTTAATAACTTTTCAAAATTCCTTATCATTTATATTCTAATCGCTTTTTTTATGTTTTATATGTATCAATATTACTCAGGACAACAGAGTGTTGAAATATCGTACTCGCAATTTAAAGAACTTGTAGGCAAAAATAAGGTTAAGAGCTGTGCTATCTCGGAAAAATACATAAAAGGCATTTATATAGATAAAGATGGAAAGAAGAAAAGGTTTATCACTGTTGTTGTTAATGACCCTAACCTGGTTAAAGATTTAGAAACCCATGGTGTTGATTTTTCCGGTAAAGTAACAAATACATGGTTAACCAACCTTATCTTTGGCTGGATCTTGCCCTTTGGTTTTCTATTTTTTATATGGTGGCTAATGACGAAGAAAATGAGGGGCACAAGTGGTGGATTGTTTGGCTTTGGAAAGGGCCGGTTTAAGGTTTACCTAAACGAAAAACCTGATGTTAAGTTCTCTGATGTTGCCGGAGCTGATGAGGCAAAACAGGAGATTCAGGAAATTGTTGAATACTTAAGGGACCCTCAAAAGTACCAAAGACTCGGCGGCAGAGCCCCCAAAGGCGTTTTATTAGTTGGCGTGCCCGGTGTCGGAAAGACGCTATTTGCAAAAGCTACTGCGGGTGAAGCTGGAGTTCCGTTTATAAGTATAAGTGGGTCTGAGTTTATAGAAATGTTTGTTGGTGTTGGTGCAAGCAGAGTTAGGGATTTATTTAACGAAGCCAAAAAGCTATCACCATGTATTGTATTTATAGATGAAATAGATGCCATAGGAAAAAGTAGAGCTCTTAATTCTTTAACAAGTAACGATGAAAGAGAACAAACCCTTAATCAATTGCTTGCCGAGATGGACGGTTTTGATTCATCTAAAGGTGTTATAATTATGGCTGCCACTAACAGACCTGAGGTTTTGGATCCTGCCCTTCTAAGACCCGGGAGGTTTGATAGGCAGATAATTGTAGATAAGCCCGATGTAAGGGGTAGGGAGGCGATATTCAAGGTTCATATTAAAAAAATAAAAATAAGCCCAGATGTTGATATTAAAAAGCTTGCCCAAATGACGCCTGGACTTGTTGGTGCTGATATTGCTAATATAGTTAACGAGGCTGCACTGTTGGCGGCGCGTGAGAACAAAGATGCGGTATATATGGAACATTTTGAAGAAGCTATAGAGAGACAAATTGCGGGCCTAAAGAAGAAAAATAAGGTAATCTCTGAGGATGAAAAGAAACGTGTTGCATACCATGAATCTGGCCATGCCATCTGTGCCTATTTATTACCCGGCGCAGACCCTGTCCATAAGATATCAATTATACCCAGAGGTCTTTCTGCACTGGGTTATACACAGCAGTTGCCTGTTGATGATAAATATCTTTTAACCAAAGAGGAAATGTTGGATAAGGTTATAACACTTCTTGGCGGTAGAGCGGCCGAGGAGATAGTCTTTGGGAGTATATCCACAGGTGCGCAGAATGACTTAACAAGGGCAACGGATATCGTAAGGGCTCTTGTTACCCAATTTGGCATGGATGAAAAAGTTGGGCTTGTTGTTATAGAAGAGCGTTCAGGTGGTAAATTCCTAACAAGCGAAGGTATAGTAACTCAAGAAAATAAAGTCAGCGAA
- the sppA gene encoding signal peptide peptidase SppA translates to MIKKATLAVVLLTIIVFIVSMVYFAFNVPNVAVLSINGVINQKKTDNWIRALNKIKRESNIKAVLLKIDSPGGEAVSSQRLYFAIKDLSKTKPVVCLIETIGASGAYYAASASNKIVSYPASIIGSIGVLFETLNVAKLSKRLGVKAFVVKSGKLKDAGNPFREPTKEDEEMINNVVNDIYNQFLDDVARGRNMESQKLKRYANGSIFSGRLALKIGLVDSTGGLKDAKKYIKRLTKIKKIKLYSFNRKPSTAGKLLKGLAENIIELLERPSVKAIYQ, encoded by the coding sequence ATGATAAAAAAGGCTACTTTAGCCGTTGTTTTATTAACCATAATTGTATTTATAGTAAGTATGGTTTATTTTGCTTTCAATGTACCGAATGTGGCTGTTTTATCTATAAACGGCGTCATAAACCAAAAGAAGACAGATAACTGGATCAGGGCATTAAATAAGATAAAAAGAGAATCTAATATAAAAGCAGTATTATTGAAAATAGATTCACCTGGCGGGGAAGCTGTATCAAGTCAACGTTTATATTTTGCCATCAAAGACTTATCAAAAACAAAACCTGTTGTTTGCCTTATAGAAACAATAGGTGCAAGTGGAGCCTACTATGCAGCATCAGCATCAAATAAAATTGTATCCTATCCCGCATCTATAATAGGCAGTATAGGCGTATTATTCGAGACACTGAACGTTGCCAAACTATCAAAACGCTTAGGGGTTAAGGCTTTTGTTGTAAAAAGCGGAAAGTTGAAAGATGCTGGTAACCCATTCAGAGAGCCCACAAAAGAAGACGAAGAGATGATAAACAATGTGGTTAATGACATATACAATCAATTTTTAGACGATGTAGCAAGAGGGCGCAATATGGAATCACAAAAGCTAAAAAGATACGCAAATGGCAGTATATTTAGCGGTAGACTAGCCCTAAAAATAGGCCTTGTAGACTCAACAGGTGGCCTTAAAGATGCAAAGAAATACATAAAAAGATTGACCAAAATAAAAAAAATAAAACTCTACAGTTTCAACAGAAAACCCAGTACAGCAGGAAAACTGCTCAAAGGGTTAGCAGAAAATATAATTGAATTATTAGAAAGACCTTCTGTAAAAGCCATATACCAATGA
- a CDS encoding 30S ribosomal protein S1, with protein MSNAEKDTQITPNYDDVFKNFGSGDIVKGKVIDVRGDDVFVDIGYKSEGIIKAREFMDDDGNLNVKVGDEIEAVFFNRTDPDGFEILSKAAADRIKGWNKVKQAYKEGKTIKGKINSVVNGGFTVKIDGFLAFLPGSQVELKPIKNYPSYVGKEFEFKVVNINESKRNAVLSRKVLLEEEERQRQQELWEKIKEGAILKGRVKNITDYGVFVDLGGVDGLVHITDMSYSRVSHPSELVNLDDEVEVKIIKIEENEGKKKIYLGMKQLSEDPWKNIEEKFSVGNMVKGKIVNIVDYGLFVEIDKGIEGLVHKSEISYDKYPPKFEETYKIGDEVDVKITNIDKENRRMSLSIKQTKPYPWDNIEENYKPGDIVEGVVTGIKDFGIFVKLQEGVEGLIHENDLSWDKEDKPQINLKDTIKAKVLNIDKEKERIALGLKQLTKDPWEDIDKKYSVGDEIEARVVSVKPFGAFVKIEKGVESLVPKSEFNNIQPQIDETVKIRIIRIDKDKKRLISSFINE; from the coding sequence ATGTCAAACGCGGAAAAGGATACACAAATCACACCTAATTATGATGATGTATTTAAAAATTTTGGAAGTGGAGACATAGTAAAAGGAAAGGTAATAGATGTAAGAGGAGATGATGTCTTCGTTGATATAGGTTACAAATCAGAGGGCATAATAAAAGCCAGGGAATTTATGGATGATGATGGCAACTTAAACGTTAAAGTAGGAGATGAAATCGAGGCTGTCTTTTTCAATAGAACAGATCCGGATGGTTTTGAAATATTATCAAAGGCTGCAGCAGACAGAATCAAAGGATGGAATAAGGTAAAACAGGCTTATAAAGAAGGAAAAACCATCAAAGGCAAGATTAACAGTGTAGTAAATGGTGGATTTACTGTAAAAATAGATGGATTTTTAGCATTTTTGCCTGGTTCTCAAGTGGAGTTAAAACCTATAAAGAACTATCCTTCATATGTTGGTAAAGAATTTGAGTTTAAAGTTGTAAATATAAACGAAAGTAAGAGAAACGCCGTTCTTTCCAGAAAAGTACTACTTGAAGAAGAAGAAAGACAAAGGCAACAGGAATTGTGGGAAAAGATAAAAGAAGGTGCTATTTTAAAGGGCAGGGTAAAGAATATAACAGATTATGGCGTATTTGTGGATTTAGGTGGGGTTGACGGTCTTGTTCATATTACGGATATGTCATACAGCAGGGTATCCCATCCATCTGAGCTTGTAAATTTAGATGATGAGGTTGAGGTAAAGATAATAAAGATAGAGGAAAATGAGGGCAAAAAAAAGATATATCTGGGCATGAAACAGTTATCCGAAGACCCCTGGAAAAACATAGAAGAAAAGTTTAGCGTGGGTAATATGGTAAAAGGTAAAATAGTAAACATAGTTGACTATGGTTTATTTGTAGAGATAGATAAGGGCATAGAAGGGCTTGTACACAAAAGCGAGATAAGTTATGACAAATACCCACCAAAGTTTGAAGAAACCTATAAGATTGGTGATGAGGTTGATGTAAAGATAACAAATATAGACAAAGAGAACAGACGTATGTCACTTTCAATAAAACAAACAAAGCCATATCCATGGGATAACATAGAGGAAAATTACAAGCCGGGCGACATAGTTGAGGGTGTAGTAACAGGTATAAAGGATTTTGGTATTTTTGTAAAGCTACAAGAGGGTGTTGAGGGTTTAATCCATGAAAACGACCTATCATGGGACAAAGAAGACAAACCGCAAATAAATCTTAAAGATACTATAAAGGCCAAGGTTTTGAATATAGACAAAGAAAAAGAAAGAATAGCCTTAGGGCTTAAACAACTTACCAAAGATCCTTGGGAAGATATAGACAAAAAATACAGTGTGGGCGACGAAATCGAGGCAAGGGTAGTTAGCGTAAAACCGTTTGGGGCTTTTGTTAAAATAGAAAAAGGGGTAGAAAGTTTAGTTCCAAAGAGTGAATTCAATAACATTCAACCTCAAATTGATGAAACGGTAAAGATAAGAATTATAAGAATAGACAAAGACAAAAAAAGATTGATATCAAGCTTTATAAACGAATAG
- a CDS encoding histidinol phosphate phosphatase domain-containing protein — protein sequence MIDLHTHTLFSDGELIPSELARRAKDIGYRAIAFTDHVDFSNMEFVIENVKKAVAGLEKYFGLYVFYGVEITHVPPELIKDAVLKAKELSAQVVVVHGESPVEPVAKGTNLAAIEAGCDILAHPGLINLKEAELAAEKGVYLEISARSGHSFTNGHVFRMARSAGAKYMLNTDTHSPHNLITKEFAGVVLKGCGMNDDEVSEAFLNSEEMLEKLLKRRYNEKNS from the coding sequence ATGATTGATTTGCATACGCATACGTTGTTCAGCGATGGAGAGCTTATACCTTCAGAGCTTGCAAGAAGGGCTAAAGATATAGGATACCGTGCCATAGCATTTACTGACCATGTCGATTTCTCTAATATGGAATTTGTTATTGAAAATGTGAAAAAGGCTGTAGCAGGCCTTGAAAAATACTTTGGATTGTATGTGTTTTACGGTGTTGAAATAACTCATGTTCCTCCCGAATTAATAAAAGATGCTGTTCTAAAAGCAAAAGAGTTGTCTGCCCAGGTGGTGGTTGTACACGGCGAAAGTCCTGTTGAGCCTGTAGCTAAGGGTACAAATTTGGCTGCTATAGAAGCAGGCTGTGACATACTTGCCCATCCCGGGCTTATAAATTTAAAAGAGGCAGAACTTGCGGCTGAAAAAGGCGTTTATTTGGAAATTAGCGCCCGAAGTGGTCATAGTTTTACAAATGGGCATGTTTTTAGGATGGCCAGGTCAGCAGGGGCTAAGTATATGCTTAATACGGACACCCACTCACCCCACAATTTGATAACCAAAGAGTTTGCAGGTGTTGTTCTTAAAGGGTGCGGCATGAATGATGATGAAGTCTCTGAAGCGTTTTTGAACAGCGAGGAGATGTTGGAAAAACTACTAAAAAGGAGATATAATGAGAAAAATAGTTAG